Proteins encoded in a region of the Scatophagus argus isolate fScaArg1 chromosome 1, fScaArg1.pri, whole genome shotgun sequence genome:
- the bola3 gene encoding bolA-like protein 3 isoform X2, with protein sequence MSTQTDGEVRIAKILKEKFPLAASLKVVDISGGCGAMYEIHIESSEFKGKRTIQQHQLVNQALQEEIKGMHGLRIFTDVPKD encoded by the exons ATGTCCACGCAAACAGACGGAGAGGTCCGCATCGCGAAGATACTGAAGGAGAAGTTTCCATTAGCCGCGTCGCTCAAAGTTGTGGACATATCAG gtgGTTGTGGGGCCATGTATGAGATCCATATAGAGTCAAGTGAGTTCAAAGGAAAAAGGACTATTCAGCAGCACCAATTAGTCAATCAG GCACTCCAGGAGGAGATTAAAGGAATGCATGGACTGCGAATATTCACTGATGTTCCCAAAGACTAG
- the vat1l gene encoding synaptic vesicle membrane protein VAT-1 homolog-like, with amino-acid sequence MAKEGADMTEETECMINKNAGKETENVESSGDANEMRAVILAGFGGLNKLRVTKKAMPELQDGEVKIRVKACGLNFLDLMVRQGTIDNPPKPPLVPGFECSGIVESVGENTTGFEIGDRVMAFVNYNAWAEVVCTPVDFVYKMPDEMTFAEAAAFSLNFVAAYMMLFEVANLREGMSVLVHSAGGGVGQAVAQLCSTVPNVTVFGIASCFKHAAIRDSVTHLFDRNIDYVQEVKKISPEGVDIVLDCLCGENTAKGLTLLKPLGTYILYGASNMVTGETKSFFSFAKSWWQVEKVNPIKLYEENKVVAGFSLLNLLFKHRKCSLVKSVMDKLLCLYDQKKIKPVVDSLWALEEVKEAMQRIHDRGNIGKLILDVEKAPTPLMASDSTETSEAGEEEEEPEGDNDNKERMPFIH; translated from the exons ATGGCTAAAGAAGGAGCAGATATGACGGAGGAAACCGAGTGCATGATAAACAAAAATGCGgggaaggaaacagaaaacgtGGAATCGTCCGGCGATGCCAATGAAATGCGAGCGGTGATACTGGCAGGTTTTGGAGGTCTTAACAAACTCAGGGTGACCAAGAAGGCGATGCCCGAGCTCCAGGATGGTGAAGTGAAGATCCGCGTCAAAGCGTG TGGCTTGAATTTCCTAGACCTGATGGTACGTCAGGGGACTATTGATAATCCTCCAAAACCTCCTCTTGTCCCTGGGTTTGAATGCTCTGGAATAGTGGAGTCAGTGggtgaaaacacaacagggtTTGAG ATAGGCGACAGAGTTATGGCTTTTGTGAATTATAATGCCTGGGCAGAAGTTGTTTGCACACCAGTGGATTTTGTCTACAAGATGCCAGATGAAATGACTTttgctgaggctgctgcattCTCCCTGAACTTTGTGGCTGCCTATATGATGCTCTTTGAGGTTGCCAATCTGCGAGAGGGGATGTCAGTGTTGGTTCACTCAGCAGGAGGTGGTGTA ggTCAAGCTGTGGCTCAGCTGTGCTCCACTGTCCCTAACGTCACAGTGTTTGGGATCGCCTCATGTTTCAAACACGCTGCCATCAGAGACTCGGTGACTCACCTCTTTGACAGAAACATTGATTATGTGCAAGAAGTCAAAAA GATTTCTCCAGAGGGCGTCGACATTGTGTTGGACTGTCTGTGTGGGGAGAACACAGCAAAAGGCCTGACTCTGCTGAAGCCTTTGGGAACTTACATCCTCTATG gcgCGTCAAACATGGTAACTGGGGAAACAAAGAGTTTCTTCAGCTTTGCAAAATCC TGGTGGCAGGTGGAGAAGGTGAACCCTATCAAACTGTACGAGGAGAACAAAGTTGTAGCAGGATTCTCGCTCCTCAACCTCCTCTTCAAGCACAGGAAATGTAGTCTTGTGAAATCAGTGATGGACAAACTCTTGTGTCTCTATGACCAAAAGAAAATCAAGCCGGTAGTGGACTCTCTGTGGGCGCTGGAGGAG GTAAAAGAGGCCATGCAGAGAATTCATGACAGAGGAAACATAGGAAAACTCATTCTGGATGTTGAAAAGGCTCCGACTCCTCTG ATGGCCAGTGACAGTACAGAGACCAgtgaagcaggagaggaagaagaggagccCGAGGGAGACAATGACAACAAGGAGCGAATGCCTTTCATCCATTAA
- the clec3a gene encoding tetranectin-like protein yields the protein MARLALPIFIVLCFSLLHFSSSRPPRTRKAVSPRQSGAAEEGDVKSQLERLWQEVNSLKEMQALQTVCLRGIKAHRKCYLTIEEPKHYHEANEDCIAQGGTLATPRDMMENNELRDYAKRSAPGSRDFWIGVADIVKEGQYVDVNSLPVSYLNWDRSKKQPTGTKRESCVALSVVAQGKWYDEVCRSLKKYICEYIIP from the exons ATGGCGCGTCTGGCCCTCCCCATCTTCATCGTTCTTTGCTTCTCTTTGCTCCACTTCAGCTCCAGCCGTCCACCCCGCACCAGGAAGGCCGTATCACCCCGCCAGTCCGGAG ctgcagaggaaggtGATGTGAAGTCTCAGCTTGAGAGGTTGTGGCAGGAGGTGAACTCACTGAAAGAGATGCAGGCGCTGCAGACAG tttgtctccgTGGCATCAAAGCCCACAGGAAGTGCTACCTTACAATTGAAGAACCCAAACATTACCATGAAGCAAATGAAGATTGTATCGCACAAGGAGGAACTTTAGCAACGCCACGGGACATGATGGAAAACAATGAATTGAGAGACTATGCGAAAAGGAGTGCTCCGGGATCCAGGGACTTCTGGATCGGAGTGGCAGACATAGTGAAAGAAGGCCAGTATGTTGATGTCAACAGCCTGCCAGTCAGCTACTTGAACTGGGACCGCTCCAAGAAGCAGCCCACAGGGACGAAGAGGGAGAGCTGTGTTGCTCTCTCAGTGGTTGCACAAGGAAAGTGGTATGATGAGGTGTGTCGCAGCCTCAAAAAGTACATCTGTGAATACATCATTCCCTAA
- the bola3 gene encoding bolA-like protein 3 isoform X1 — MFSALRVLRNNRVLVSGHVQRCMSTQTDGEVRIAKILKEKFPLAASLKVVDISGGCGAMYEIHIESSEFKGKRTIQQHQLVNQALQEEIKGMHGLRIFTDVPKD, encoded by the exons ATGTTTTCTGCTCTCCGGGTTCTTCGCAATAATCGA GTTCTTGTTTCTGGCCATGTGCAGAGATGTATGTCCACGCAAACAGACGGAGAGGTCCGCATCGCGAAGATACTGAAGGAGAAGTTTCCATTAGCCGCGTCGCTCAAAGTTGTGGACATATCAG gtgGTTGTGGGGCCATGTATGAGATCCATATAGAGTCAAGTGAGTTCAAAGGAAAAAGGACTATTCAGCAGCACCAATTAGTCAATCAG GCACTCCAGGAGGAGATTAAAGGAATGCATGGACTGCGAATATTCACTGATGTTCCCAAAGACTAG